GCCCCAGGGCGGGCAGCGCAACATCGTCCTTCCGGTCCTTGGCAGGGCGGGAGGGGCGGGGCGTTGTTGCTTTGTCTGTCACGTTATCCGGTCCCGGGGTCAAAGTGTTCTCATGGTTCGTCTGTTCTCATTTTGTTCGGTGGTCCGCTGTTCAGTGGTGCGCGAATCGTTCGATGCTGCGCGAATCAGATCGGCAGGGACACGTTACCCAACCAACCTTGGAGCTCGTTGATCCACAGGTTCCAGACGCCGCTGACCATCAGCAGGCCGAGGACAATCAGCATGCCGCCGCCGAAGCGCTGCAGGGCCAGGCGGTGGCGGCGGAAGATGCCCAGGGCACCCATCCCGCGCCGGAAGCCGATGGCGATGAGCAGGAAAGGCAGCCCGAGTCCAAGGCAGTACACGAACGTCAACAGCGCGCCCTTGGCGGCGCTGGCATCGCTTCCCGAAAAGGAGAGCAGCTGCACAGCGGAGAGTGTGGGACCGATGCACGGCGCCCAGCCCAAGCCGAAGGTGATGCCCAGTACCGGCGCACCCCACAGCCCGGCCGGGGGTTTCGCCTCGATTTTGCGGTCCCGCTGGAACCAGCTCATCCCGCCCATGAAAACAATGCCCAGCAGGATCACCACCACGCCGAGGGCCTGCGTGATCCATTCCTGTTCGGAGCCTTTCAGCCAGGCGCCCAGCTGTCCGATTCCGGCGCCAAGGGCCACGAAGACCACCGAGAAGCCCAGGACGAACAATCCGATGCCCGCGAACATCCTGCCCCTGCGCTGCTTTTGCAGGTCGACGCCGGTCAGCCCGGTGACGTAGCCGAGGTACCCCGGAACCAGGGGCAGCACGCAGGGGGAAAGGAAGGACACGAGGCCGGCCAGGGCAGCCACCGGGATGGCCAGCAGCACGGACCCGTTCAGCACGGTGTCGGCAAAGGTGTTTGCAGTGGACTCGGCCACGGGAGCCACGACGGCGGGAAGGAAGGACACTGTCCCTACGCTGCCAGCGCGTCGCTGATCAGGGCCTTCAAGGTGCCCTTGTCCGCCAGCCCGAGGATGCGGGCCGCCACGCGGCCCTGCCGGTCCAGCACCAGGGTGGTGGGCACGGCCGACGGCGGGACGAAGTTGGTCATGGCCAGCAGCACGCCGCCGTCCTTGTCCCTGAAGCTGGGGTAGGGAATGTTGAAGTTCCGCTCGAACGCCTCTGCGGTGGCCTTCTCGTCGCGGATATTCACGCCGTAGAACCGGGCACCTTCGGAAGTGAAGTCATCATGAAGTTCCACCAGGTCCGGCGCTTCCTTCCGGCACGGAGCGCACGCTGCGTACCAGAAGTTGAGGACGACGACGTCTCCGGCCCATTCGGCGGAGGTGACTTCGGTGCCGTCAAACAGGGTTCCTGCCAGCTGCACGGCGTCGCCGCGGTCGGACGCGTCGTATTCGGTCACCGAGCCGTCACCGGCAATGTAATTCTTGTTGTCTCCTGCGTTTGCCTGTTCGGCCAAGGGGTCATCCGTGGAACAGCCGGCTGCGGCAGCGGCGAACGGGACAGCGAGGGCCAGCCCGGCACCGAGCCGAAGGAAGGAGCGGCGGCCGAAGGCTTCCCGCTCAACAGGGCTCTGACGGTTCTTCAAGGATTTCCAGCTTTCATCGCGGCAGGGAGGAGCCACTTCTACAACGCGTAGTAATTCTATTATGCTCCCGGAACATTTGCTGCACCGGGAAGGAGGTCGGCGCTCGGCTCGGCGTAGCGCACGCCGGTGAGCACGGCGCCGTCGAACTCCAGGGTGGTGATGGAGGTCAGGGTGCACTCACGCTGGCGCGGATCGTGCCAGAGCTTCTTGCCCTCGGCGGCAAGCCGGGTCACCCAGATGGGCAGCTGGTGGCTGACGAGGACCGCTTCGGCATTGTCCCCGCCGAGTTCCACGGCGCGCATCCGTGCGTCGTCGACGGCAGACATTACGCGGGCAACCTGCTTCGCGTAGGGCTCCCCCCAGGAGGGACGCATGGGGTTGCGCAGGAGCGGCCAGTAACGGGGATTGCGCAGCTTGCTCTTGATGCGGGACATCCCTTCAAAACGGTTTTCCGCTTCGATGATCCGCTCATCCGTAGCAATCTGCAGGTTCAGTGCAGCAGCCAAAGGAGCAGCAGTTTCCTGGGCCCGGGTCAGGGGCGAGGCCACGAGGTAGACCAGGTTGGCCCCTTTGCTGCGCTCTTCTGTGAAGTGTTCCGCCACCCGGTCCGCCATCTGGCGTCCGAGGTCGGACAGGTGGAACTCCGGAAGGCGTCCGTACAGGACCTTGTCCGGATTGAAGACTTCACCGTGGCGCACGAGGTGTATGGATGAGCGGGACATGTGTCCCAGTTTCGCAGAGTTGGAGCCAGCAGCTAAATTCCGGAAGCCCACCTCGGGCATTTCACTTGAACCTTTAACCAAACCGTGCAACACTGTATGCAAATGCATGAAACGTGCCGTCGGGGTCCCCCTCCGGCACCGCTACCAGAAGGAGCTCTCCATGATCCCCAGCGGCCTCACCACCGGAACCTGGAATTTCGACGCATCGCACAGTGAAGTTGGCTTCACTGTCCGTCACGCGGGCATCAGCAAGGTCCGCGGCCAGTTCGAAAAGGTAGCGGCAACCCTGACCGTCGGCGAGACCATTGCGGAAACCACCGTCACTGCAGTGATGGCTGCTGACTCCTTCAACTCCAACGACGCCAACCGCGACGCCCACGTCAAGAGCGCGGACTTCTTCGACGCCGAACAGTTCCCGGAGGTGACCTTCACTGCCACGGGCATTGAAGCCTCAGGCTCCACCTACAAGGTCACGGGCGACCTGACGATCAAGGGCATCACCCGCTCCGTGGTCCTGGACACCGAATTCAACGGTGTGGCCGTGGACCCGTTCGGCGCCACCCGCTCGGGCTTCTCCGCCAGCACAGTCATCAGCCGGAAGGACTTCGACCTGACCTGGAACGCTGCCCTGGAAACCGGCGGCGTCCTGGTGGGCGACAAGGTCACCATCAACGTTGATGCGGCGTTCGTAGCAGCGTAGCCAACCCTGGGCAGCCCCGGACCGACTGGTCCGGGGCTGCTTTTTTTCCACCTAGTTTCCCGGAGCCCTGACTCACCCGTGCCTGCCGCGATACGCTGAACACCCGGCTGCGGAGGCGCCCACGGCCAGGTTCGACGCCGGTGGCGCACCCGCCCAGCCGCCTCACGACACCAACACTGAGCAGGCGGACATGACTACACCCGAGAACACACCCGAGCCAGGCCCCGGGCAGAACTACCCGACCAATCCGACCGGCCCCCTGGGCTCCGGTGGACCCATGGGCCCCGGCACCGGACCCGGCACGGGACCCGGCGCTCGTCCCGAGCCCCAGTACGGCCAGTATGCTCCAGGGCCAGACCCCTACGGCCAGCAGGCGGCCCAGCCCGCCTATGCCTATCAGCCTGGAGCAGCCAAACCGGCAAAGGGACCGGCCCCGCGCGAAGTAATCACCGGCTTCTGGCTCATTATCGCTGCGGGCGTCTTGAGCTTTATCAATAACGTCATCACCTCGTTCAGCCTGCCTTCCCTCATGACTTCCGAGGAGCAGGAGGCCTTCTCCGGTGTAGGCGTAGACGAACAGAGCCTGAACTCCTTCCTGGTTTCCTTCGGCATTGTCGTAGCGCTGATGGGCCTGGGCGTTTACGTGCTGATTGCGTTCTTTGTCCGGCGGGGAAAGAACTGGGCCCGCGTCCTGGGAACCGTATTCGCCGCCTTTTCATTGATTGGGATCTTCACCATGCTGGGCGCCTACTTCACGTCGCCGCTGAGCTTGATCTCCCTCGCTTCCAGCCTGGCTGGTATTGCAGGGATTGTGATGCTTTACCTGAAGCCGTCCAACCCGTACTTCCGCACGGCACCGCTGTACCCGTACTGAGTCGACCGCGCAGAAAATGCCCGAAAGTCCCGCCGGTCTCCGGCGGGACTTTCCGCTTACCGGACCAGGTTCGGCACTGGAGGGGTCACACGCGGGTCCAGCCCGCGTAGCGTTGTTTTCTCGCCCGGCGGTGCTTTGATTCGCATGACTGCCGGAGGGTGCCGTTCCGCCGTGAAGGGGATGACCGTGGCAGCACTGCTTCCGAACCCGCAACAACAAAAATCAGGCACGCCGTTGCAGTATCCAGAGCAGTTGACCGAACCGCCGGGATCCGGCCCACCCCTCCCGGATCCGCCGCCCTATCCGCCGTCCGCCGCCGCGGACATCCCATCGGTTATTGCCCCGGGCCGCACTGCTGGCACCCGGATGGCAGCCAGGCACGTTTCGGGCACCGCCCGCGGGGAGCACGCCGTCTATCTTTGGCTCCGGGCCGGTTGGGTGGGCTTCTTCCTCTGGGTTGGAACGGCAATACGCGGCGTCTATGCCTGGCTCCGGACAGGGGTGCAGGGAGTCTATGCCTGGCTGCGCGTCGGCATGCAGGGCCTTTATGGGTGGCTGCGCATCGGCGGGCAGGGCCTTTATGGGTGGCTGCGCTCCGGCATACTCAGCGCTTATCGCAGGGTCCGGGCGGGAGGGCAGGCTGCATCTGAATTCGCACGGACCCGAGCGCACGTAGCGGCCCGCAGCGTGCGGGCGGGGACCGACCGTGTCCTCTCCGGTGCACAGACCGCTTCAGCCCGGGTCCACACCGGAGCGAGAACCACGTCCCGCCGGGCGGTGGCAGGCGCCCACGCTGTCTCCACGCAGGTCCAGACCGGTGCACACGCCGTCTCCACCGGGGTCCAAACCGGTGCACGCGCCGTGTCCACCGGAGCCCGGACGGGCGCCCACGCCGTCTCCACCGGGGCTCAAACAGCCGCGCAAGCCGTCTCCAACGGGGTCCAAACCGGTGCACGCGCCGTGTCCACCGGAGCCCGGACGGGTGCCCACGTTGTATCCACGCAGGTCCAGACGGGCGCCCACGCCGTCTCGACCCGGGCTCAGGCCGGTGCGCGCGCCGTCTCAACCGGGGTCCAAACCGGCGCACGTGCCGTGTCCACCGGAGCCCGGACGGGTGCCCACGCCGTCTCCACGCAGGTCCAGGCAGGAGCACACGCCGTCTCCAACGGGGCTCAAACCGCCGCCCACGCTGTCTCGACCCGGGCTCAGGCCGGAGCCCACGCAGTGTCCAACGGGGCTCAAACCGCCGCGCACGCCGTCTCCAAGGGGGTCCAAACGGGAGCAAGCGCCATCTCCACTCAGGTCCAGGCCGGTGCGCACGCAGTGTCCACCCGGGTCCAGGCCGGCGCCCACGCAGTCTCCACGGCCGCCCACGCCGCGGCTGTCCGTGTCCGTCTCGGAGCCATCCGGGTTGGCGCTGCTGTGCATTCCGCGGCCGTCCGGGTCCGGTCGTTGGCTCATGCCGCTTACGTTTGGGTCCGGGCAGGGGTCCGGGCCGTACAGCGCCGGCTGCCTGCGAACACCGGCAACCCGGTGCCCTCGATCGCGACAGCGTGTACCTTCGTCGCAGGCGCCGGACTGGTGAACCTTGGAAACACTGTCTCAGTCGTTTCGCGTATGCCCGTGCCGGACGCGTTGCCGTCGTCCATTGCCCTTCTCCAGCGGTACGGAGTGACGGGAGCCCAATACGGCAAGGTCCTGGTGGGCATTCAGATTGCTTATGCCCTGGTGGTCCTGGGAATCGCGCTCCTGCTTGCCGTCACTCTCCGCGACAGACGCCGCTGGGCACGGATAGTCACCGCGGTATTGGCGGGCACAGCACTGTTCTACGCCTTGAATGCAGGCACGGGAATGCAGGCCGCTGCGGCCGCCTTGGGAGCGGCAGGAGCGGCCATTACCTTCACGAAGGGGGCGGCTCCCTGGTTCCGCCCACGGCAACGCCTCCAGCCGCTTCCCGTGGACCCGGTCCAGGCCGATTCACCCCAGGACGCTTGAGCGGAGCCCTCCTAGCGGGGCAGGCGGGCGCGGGCTGCGATGTCCGAGACCTGGGAGCGCTGTGCGTGGTAGGCAAGGATCTGCAGTTCGGTTGCCATGTCGACCTTCCGGATCTGGACATTCTCCGGGGCCTGGAGCACCACCGGGGCAAAGCTGAGAATACTGGTGATACCGGATGCCACCAGCCGGTCACAGAGATCCTGGGCAACTTCGGCGGGCACCGAAAGTACCGCCATGTTCGTCTTCGTCTTCGTCAGCACCGTTTCAAGGGACTCCACCGGGCTGATCTTCAACCAACCGACTTCCTGGCCGATCACCATCGGGTCCGCGTCGAACAGTGCCACTACTTCGAATCCCCGGGAGCCGAAACCGGGGTACCCGGCCAGGGCACGGCCCAGGTTGCCGGCACCTACTATGGCCACGCGCCAGTTCTGGGTCAGGCCAAGCGCCGCGGAAATCTGCCCGCTCAAATACAGCACGTCGTACCCCACGCCGCGGGTTCCGTAGGACCCGAGGTAGGACAGATCCTTCCGCAGCTTGGGGGAATTCACGCCGGCCGCTTCGGCCAGTTCGTCCGATGACACCCGCTCGACGCCGTCGGAGAGTAAGGCGGACAGCGCGCGCAGGTAAATGGTCAGACGGGCCAGCGACGCCGGCGGTATATGCCGCTGGGCACCGGTCCCGGACGACGGCGTTCGGGGTGGCTGGGTGCTGTTTTCGGTTTCCCGTTCCGGCGCGGTGCGCTCCGAACCGGCTCCTTCGGGTGCCATCACGCTCCCAACAGGCGCCGCAGCCGGGTTTCGTCGATTGTCCAGAAGTCCCGCTGAACTCCGTCAATGAACAACACCGGGATCTCCTCCCCAAAGCGCGCGGCAAGATCCGGGTGATCTTCGGCGCTGCGCTCCTGCCAGACCATTCCGAGCTCCTCCCCCACACGGTTGAGCACCAGCCGTGCGTCCTCACACAGGTGGCATCCCTGTCGGGTAAGAAGGACAACTTCCGGTCCGGCGGATTCACTCATAGGTCCAAAGTATCCCCAATATGACGGATTTCCGCGCTCGGACCGGGTTTTGCGTAGACTCGGACCATGCCCCGAGCCACTGCAGTGCGAGCCTCCGGAACTCCGGACGCAGAGGGCAAACCCGGAGAAGCTGCGTTTTTCGACGTCGACAATACGCTGATGCGCGGCGCGAGCCTGTTCCACGTGGGCCGGAAGATGTACCAGCGAAAAGTCTTCACGATCCGTGAGGCGGCCGGATTCGCACGCAAGCAGCTGAGGTTCATGCTGCAGGGCGAGAACCTCAAGGATGTCCACTCGGTCCGGGACGCCGCGTTGGCCTTCGCCACCGGGCTCTCTTCGGAGGATGTGCGCACGTTGGGCGAAGAGGTCTATGACGAAATGATCGTGTCAAAGATCTGGCCCGGCACCCGCGCCCTCACCCAACAGCATATGAAATCCGGCCGGCCCGTCTGGCTGGTGACCGGGACCCCGATCGAAGTGGCGTCCGTGATCGCCAGCCGGCTGGAGCTCACCGGTGCCCTCGGCACGGTCAGTGAGGTTACGGACGGCATGTACACCGGACGGCTGGTAGGCGAG
This window of the Arthrobacter sp. zg-Y919 genome carries:
- a CDS encoding cytochrome c biogenesis protein CcdA; amino-acid sequence: MSFLPAVVAPVAESTANTFADTVLNGSVLLAIPVAALAGLVSFLSPCVLPLVPGYLGYVTGLTGVDLQKQRRGRMFAGIGLFVLGFSVVFVALGAGIGQLGAWLKGSEQEWITQALGVVVILLGIVFMGGMSWFQRDRKIEAKPPAGLWGAPVLGITFGLGWAPCIGPTLSAVQLLSFSGSDASAAKGALLTFVYCLGLGLPFLLIAIGFRRGMGALGIFRRHRLALQRFGGGMLIVLGLLMVSGVWNLWINELQGWLGNVSLPI
- a CDS encoding TlpA disulfide reductase family protein; the protein is MALAVPFAAAAAGCSTDDPLAEQANAGDNKNYIAGDGSVTEYDASDRGDAVQLAGTLFDGTEVTSAEWAGDVVVLNFWYAACAPCRKEAPDLVELHDDFTSEGARFYGVNIRDEKATAEAFERNFNIPYPSFRDKDGGVLLAMTNFVPPSAVPTTLVLDRQGRVAARILGLADKGTLKALISDALAA
- a CDS encoding histidine phosphatase family protein codes for the protein MSRSSIHLVRHGEVFNPDKVLYGRLPEFHLSDLGRQMADRVAEHFTEERSKGANLVYLVASPLTRAQETAAPLAAALNLQIATDERIIEAENRFEGMSRIKSKLRNPRYWPLLRNPMRPSWGEPYAKQVARVMSAVDDARMRAVELGGDNAEAVLVSHQLPIWVTRLAAEGKKLWHDPRQRECTLTSITTLEFDGAVLTGVRYAEPSADLLPGAANVPGA
- a CDS encoding YceI family protein; protein product: MIPSGLTTGTWNFDASHSEVGFTVRHAGISKVRGQFEKVAATLTVGETIAETTVTAVMAADSFNSNDANRDAHVKSADFFDAEQFPEVTFTATGIEASGSTYKVTGDLTIKGITRSVVLDTEFNGVAVDPFGATRSGFSASTVISRKDFDLTWNAALETGGVLVGDKVTINVDAAFVAA
- a CDS encoding redox-sensing transcriptional repressor Rex; translated protein: MAPEGAGSERTAPERETENSTQPPRTPSSGTGAQRHIPPASLARLTIYLRALSALLSDGVERVSSDELAEAAGVNSPKLRKDLSYLGSYGTRGVGYDVLYLSGQISAALGLTQNWRVAIVGAGNLGRALAGYPGFGSRGFEVVALFDADPMVIGQEVGWLKISPVESLETVLTKTKTNMAVLSVPAEVAQDLCDRLVASGITSILSFAPVVLQAPENVQIRKVDMATELQILAYHAQRSQVSDIAARARLPR
- a CDS encoding glutaredoxin family protein, encoding MSESAGPEVVLLTRQGCHLCEDARLVLNRVGEELGMVWQERSAEDHPDLAARFGEEIPVLFIDGVQRDFWTIDETRLRRLLGA
- a CDS encoding HAD-IB family hydrolase; the protein is MPRATAVRASGTPDAEGKPGEAAFFDVDNTLMRGASLFHVGRKMYQRKVFTIREAAGFARKQLRFMLQGENLKDVHSVRDAALAFATGLSSEDVRTLGEEVYDEMIVSKIWPGTRALTQQHMKSGRPVWLVTGTPIEVASVIASRLELTGALGTVSEVTDGMYTGRLVGEFLHGPAKAAGVRALAEKEGLDLQSCWAYSDSYNDVPLLSLVGHPVAINPDGRLRRHARERNWPVYDFRSGRRAATLGLKSASAAGAAYGLWRGFTWVRAR